In the Williamwhitmania sp. genome, one interval contains:
- a CDS encoding tetratricopeptide repeat protein, whose protein sequence is MRKTFTTLTLLMCFVGLAFGQDYETSLKNGFDNMDHKNFQEAITNFKAALSLKPDDLEATYGLIAGNLFSDNIKEAQKLLTVAMEKNANYAGFLLAKAIISIKKNDLDQALETLNQAAALNDKKFEEQILLNLGALKIRKEDYEGAIADCKSILVINPSSSGAYSTMGIAYYKTEKFQDAINSFNQALEIEPENTIALYNRGMCYYKQNLKPEACLDFQHSCKLRNPNACKMIITYCITPQKND, encoded by the coding sequence ATGAGAAAAACGTTTACTACCCTCACCCTCCTTATGTGCTTTGTAGGGCTTGCCTTTGGACAAGATTACGAAACCTCTCTGAAAAACGGGTTCGACAACATGGACCACAAGAATTTTCAAGAAGCAATTACCAACTTCAAAGCAGCCCTAAGCCTCAAGCCCGACGATCTGGAGGCAACCTATGGTCTTATTGCAGGAAACCTCTTTTCCGATAATATCAAAGAAGCCCAGAAGCTGTTGACTGTTGCCATGGAGAAAAACGCCAACTATGCAGGATTCCTGCTGGCGAAGGCAATTATTAGTATAAAAAAGAATGATTTGGATCAAGCTCTAGAAACCCTAAATCAAGCAGCAGCCCTCAACGATAAAAAATTTGAAGAGCAAATTCTCCTCAACTTAGGTGCCCTTAAAATTCGCAAAGAGGATTACGAGGGTGCCATTGCCGATTGCAAAAGCATTTTAGTAATAAATCCCAGTAGCAGCGGGGCATACAGCACCATGGGAATTGCCTACTACAAAACTGAGAAATTTCAGGATGCAATTAATAGCTTCAACCAAGCCTTGGAAATTGAGCCTGAAAATACAATTGCGCTCTACAATAGAGGGATGTGTTACTACAAGCAAAATCTCAAACCAGAGGCATGCCTCGATTTCCAACACTCCTGTAAACTCAGGAATCCAAATGCTTGCAAAATGATTATTACCTATTGCATTACCCCACAAAAGAACGACTAA
- the recR gene encoding recombination mediator RecR, with the protein MNLSHFPSKYLENAVEELAKLPGIGKKTALRLALHLLKQPEENVTLFGTAIVEMRSKTRYCHSCHNISDSETCDICASLRRDHSIVCVVESVRDVMSVENTGIFNGIYHVLGGIISPMDGIGPADLNIESLINKIAEGQVKEVILALSTTMEGETTNFYIFRKIRNYPVSVTTIARGVGFGDELEYTDEVTLSRSIKNRIPFDSGNNDL; encoded by the coding sequence ATGAATCTCTCTCACTTTCCATCTAAGTACCTTGAAAATGCGGTTGAAGAGCTGGCGAAACTTCCCGGAATCGGGAAAAAAACTGCCCTTCGGCTAGCCTTGCACCTACTCAAGCAGCCAGAAGAAAATGTCACCTTGTTTGGTACCGCCATAGTAGAGATGCGGTCGAAAACCCGCTACTGCCACTCGTGCCACAACATCTCCGATTCTGAAACATGCGACATTTGTGCCTCGTTACGTAGGGATCACTCCATTGTTTGTGTTGTTGAGTCGGTAAGAGATGTTATGTCAGTTGAAAACACTGGGATTTTCAACGGAATTTACCATGTTCTTGGTGGCATAATCTCACCAATGGATGGAATTGGCCCTGCCGATTTAAATATTGAATCGCTCATTAACAAAATCGCAGAGGGTCAAGTAAAGGAGGTAATTTTAGCACTCAGCACGACAATGGAGGGAGAAACAACTAATTTTTATATCTTTAGGAAAATTAGAAATTATCCTGTTTCGGTAACAACTATTGCCAGAGGTGTTGGATTTGGCGACGAGTTGGAATATACCGACGAGGTTACGCTAAGCAGATCAATTAAAAATCGAATACCGTTCGACAGCGGAAACAACGACTTATAG
- a CDS encoding sodium:solute symporter gives MSPLSIALIIVAYFAVLVVVSTLTARKANNQSFFNGNRQSPWYVIAIGMVGTSISGVTFISVPGWVVTDQFSYIQMVLGFLVGYMVVANVLLPLYYKLNLTSIYTYLSIRLGFWSYKTGATFFLISRTIGAAFRLFLVSLVLQTLIFAKIGVPFWVTVSGTIGLIWLYTNRGGVKTIIWTDLIQTVAMLLAVVLCVVLVADALGITSFGQMVHVVRTSQFSRVWFFDDPSSKHYFWKQFLAGVFIPIVMTGLDQDMMQKNLSCRSLSDAKKNMYWYSFMFLPINLIFLTMGVLLAIFAQTKGIGIPAQTDNLFPLIATGGYLNAALGVFFVVGVVAAAYSSADSALTALTTSFTVDILEADKLGESQLRRTRKLVHVLMSLVLIATIILFKQINDEAVIKAIYMVAGYTYGPLLGLYAFGLLTKFKVRDFLVPVAAICAPILCFIASHYFAIGFELLIYNGIATFGLMMLFSIGVNSKKRSIRQ, from the coding sequence ATGTCGCCTCTTTCCATTGCACTTATAATTGTCGCTTATTTTGCCGTGCTGGTTGTTGTTTCAACCCTAACTGCACGGAAGGCTAACAATCAAAGTTTTTTTAATGGCAATCGGCAGTCACCTTGGTACGTGATTGCCATTGGTATGGTAGGTACCTCTATTTCTGGTGTCACTTTTATATCTGTTCCGGGTTGGGTTGTAACCGATCAGTTTTCCTACATTCAAATGGTGTTGGGGTTTCTTGTCGGCTACATGGTTGTTGCCAATGTGCTTTTACCCCTCTACTACAAGCTAAATCTAACATCGATTTATACATACCTTAGCATTCGTCTAGGATTTTGGTCTTATAAAACGGGGGCTACCTTTTTTTTAATAAGCAGAACTATAGGTGCAGCGTTCCGTCTTTTTCTAGTGTCGTTGGTGCTACAAACCCTCATATTTGCAAAAATTGGCGTTCCATTCTGGGTCACCGTTTCAGGTACCATCGGACTTATTTGGCTTTACACCAATAGGGGCGGGGTGAAAACTATTATCTGGACCGATCTCATTCAAACTGTAGCCATGCTACTTGCTGTAGTTCTTTGTGTGGTGCTGGTGGCCGATGCGCTGGGAATTACCTCTTTTGGACAGATGGTGCACGTGGTTAGGACAAGCCAGTTTTCTCGCGTTTGGTTCTTTGATGATCCTTCTAGCAAGCACTACTTCTGGAAGCAGTTTCTTGCGGGGGTATTTATTCCTATTGTAATGACAGGGCTCGACCAGGATATGATGCAGAAGAATTTAAGCTGTCGTAGTCTTTCCGATGCCAAAAAGAACATGTACTGGTATAGCTTCATGTTTTTACCCATTAATCTTATTTTCCTGACAATGGGTGTGTTGTTGGCTATTTTTGCGCAAACGAAAGGCATTGGTATTCCCGCTCAAACGGACAACCTCTTTCCTCTCATTGCAACCGGCGGTTATCTCAATGCTGCCTTGGGTGTTTTCTTTGTAGTGGGTGTAGTTGCTGCCGCCTATTCCAGTGCCGATTCTGCCCTTACGGCACTTACCACCTCGTTTACTGTCGATATTCTTGAGGCCGATAAGCTTGGGGAATCTCAACTTCGACGCACAAGAAAGTTGGTTCATGTTTTAATGTCGTTAGTGCTAATTGCCACCATTATCCTTTTCAAACAAATAAATGATGAAGCTGTAATTAAGGCTATATATATGGTGGCAGGATACACGTATGGTCCGCTGCTTGGGCTTTACGCCTTTGGCTTGCTAACCAAATTCAAAGTTCGAGATTTTCTTGTACCGGTGGCGGCAATATGTGCCCCAATCCTGTGCTTTATTGCCAGCCATTACTTTGCTATTGGATTTGAGCTGCTTATATACAATGGAATTGCTACCTTTGGGTTGATGATGTTGTTTAGCATTGGGGTTAATTCAAAAAAAAGGTCGATTAGACAATAG
- a CDS encoding ChaN family lipoprotein codes for MKKIVFVFAFAISFLTIKAQDVVAYRIFTSDGVEVPFSKVMEAAYNSDVLFFGEQHNNPVVHWLELQAEMALQQHFSDSLVLGAEMFEADNQLLLDELFQGLIPLKKFEEECRLWPNYKNDYKPLLELALEKKLRFVATNIPRRYASAVATSGIDVLAKFSKEAHLYMAPLPIKYNADLPSYKAMAAMGMAGGAHGASHIAEAQAVKDATMAYFIVKNLPVKGCFLHFNGSYHSDDHEGIPYMVKQLRPSLKVLTISSVEQYKVDSLAAENKGKGDFVVVVNSTMTKTY; via the coding sequence ATGAAGAAAATTGTTTTTGTCTTTGCCTTTGCCATTTCATTCTTGACAATTAAGGCACAGGATGTGGTTGCCTATCGCATCTTCACCTCCGATGGTGTTGAGGTCCCTTTTAGTAAAGTTATGGAGGCTGCCTACAATTCGGATGTTCTTTTTTTTGGTGAGCAGCACAACAACCCTGTGGTGCATTGGCTCGAACTCCAAGCTGAAATGGCACTGCAGCAACATTTTTCAGACAGTTTGGTGCTTGGTGCCGAGATGTTTGAGGCAGACAACCAACTGCTGCTGGATGAACTTTTTCAAGGGCTCATTCCTCTCAAAAAGTTTGAAGAGGAGTGCAGGCTATGGCCAAACTATAAGAATGACTACAAGCCACTGTTGGAGTTAGCGTTGGAGAAAAAGTTACGCTTTGTTGCAACCAACATCCCTCGTCGATATGCGTCTGCTGTTGCCACCTCTGGAATTGATGTGCTTGCAAAATTCTCAAAGGAAGCCCACCTCTATATGGCTCCGCTTCCAATTAAATACAATGCTGATTTACCGTCGTACAAGGCAATGGCTGCAATGGGAATGGCGGGAGGTGCCCATGGGGCTTCTCACATTGCAGAAGCACAAGCCGTAAAAGATGCCACAATGGCCTATTTTATTGTAAAAAATCTTCCGGTAAAGGGCTGCTTCTTACACTTCAATGGTAGCTACCACTCCGATGACCATGAAGGAATTCCATACATGGTGAAGCAGCTGCGCCCATCGTTAAAAGTGTTGACCATTTCCTCTGTTGAGCAGTATAAGGTCGATTCACTTGCTGCTGAAAATAAGGGGAAAGGTGACTTTGTGGTAGTGGTCAATAGCACCATGACAAAAACTTACTAA
- a CDS encoding RDD family protein has translation MEVIEEPTPRYAGFWLRLAAFIIDSFILQLAGGIIALPIILTMVGGIIAASQQPETTTKVIGIISVVAGSILLLVLIFLTIGWLYYAIMESSTPQGTLGKMAVGIKVTDMQGNRITFARATGRFFGKIISKMILYVGFIMAGFTEKKQALHDIMADCLVVRKDY, from the coding sequence ATGGAAGTTATTGAAGAACCCACTCCCCGTTACGCAGGCTTCTGGTTACGACTAGCCGCATTCATCATCGATTCTTTTATATTACAGCTGGCAGGTGGAATTATTGCATTGCCCATAATTCTCACTATGGTTGGCGGAATAATTGCAGCCTCTCAACAGCCCGAAACTACCACCAAAGTAATTGGAATAATTAGCGTTGTTGCAGGATCAATCCTTCTCTTGGTTCTTATATTCCTCACCATTGGATGGCTATACTACGCCATAATGGAATCATCAACCCCACAGGGAACCTTGGGGAAAATGGCGGTTGGCATTAAGGTTACCGACATGCAAGGAAACCGCATTACCTTTGCTCGGGCCACTGGCCGTTTCTTTGGAAAGATAATTTCTAAAATGATTCTCTATGTAGGATTTATCATGGCCGGCTTCACTGAAAAGAAACAAGCGTTGCACGACATTATGGCCGACTGTTTGGTAGTTCGCAAGGACTATTGA
- the alaS gene encoding alanine--tRNA ligase, producing the protein MNSNQVRTTFLEFFKSKRHQIVPSAPMVVKNDPTLMFTNAGMNQFKDIFLNISEPASKRIADSQKCLRVSGKHNDLEEVGHDTYHHTMFEMLGNWSFGDYFKREAIDWAWEFLVKVVHLPEDRLYATVFEGNTEEKIDPDNEALYYWKQYLPDNHIIWGSKKDNFWEMGDTGPCGPCSEVHIDLRPEAERAKVPGEKLVNTSNPLVIEIWNLVFMQFNRKASGELELLPAQHVDTGMGFERLCMAIQGKQSNYDTDVFQPLIQHIAALAGKTYGADQQCDVAMRVIADHLRAISFSISDGQLPSNVKAGYVIRRILRRAVRYGYTFLGFSDPTIYKLVATLVNQMGDAYPELKSQQQLIEKVIVEEEASFLRTLETGIRLLDQHIETARKKHANELEGQSAFELYDTFGFPLDLTELILREKGLTVDRDGFNKAMEVQKERSRAAAATETDDWVELRKLEKVEFVGYDFTETDVRICRYRTVKTKTKTLYQLVFNKTPFYAESGGQAGDGGFIESETERIDILDTQKENNLTVHITAKLPADPASNFQAHVDINKRRLTANNHSATHLLHEALREVLGTHVEQKGSLVNADYLRFDFSHYQKMSEEEFARVEKIVNTKIRANHSLVERRNLPMAEAQKLGAMALFGEKYGDSVRVIQFGTSIELCGGTHVPATGQIGLLKIVSEGAISAGIRRIEAITADKAEQFVNESLSQLKEAKATLNITGNLAHGIQKLMDENRRLEKEIEAYLKEKLSVLKSELKNNAKEINGITLITAALNLSPDAVKDLAYQLRGEIANIAFVVGSVLGDKPSLTIMFGDELVKKSHNAANIIREAAKEIHGGGGGQPFFATAGGKNAAGLQASINKAVELITSKA; encoded by the coding sequence ATGAATTCGAACCAAGTTCGGACTACCTTCTTGGAGTTTTTCAAAAGCAAACGGCACCAGATTGTGCCCTCTGCTCCAATGGTGGTAAAAAACGATCCCACGCTAATGTTCACTAATGCAGGGATGAACCAGTTTAAGGACATTTTCCTCAATATATCGGAACCAGCATCCAAGCGAATTGCAGACTCTCAGAAGTGTTTGCGCGTTTCGGGAAAGCACAACGATCTGGAGGAGGTAGGGCACGATACCTATCACCACACCATGTTTGAAATGCTTGGCAACTGGTCGTTTGGCGATTACTTTAAAAGGGAGGCCATCGACTGGGCGTGGGAGTTTCTGGTAAAGGTTGTTCATTTACCAGAGGATCGCCTTTACGCAACTGTATTTGAAGGTAATACCGAAGAGAAGATTGATCCGGATAATGAAGCCCTCTACTACTGGAAGCAATATCTTCCAGATAACCATATTATATGGGGTTCCAAAAAAGACAACTTCTGGGAAATGGGGGATACAGGTCCTTGTGGTCCCTGCAGCGAGGTGCACATCGACCTCCGACCCGAAGCGGAAAGAGCAAAAGTTCCCGGTGAAAAGTTGGTAAATACAAGCAACCCTCTGGTGATAGAAATTTGGAACCTCGTGTTCATGCAGTTTAACCGTAAGGCCAGTGGAGAGTTGGAATTGCTTCCCGCTCAACATGTGGATACCGGCATGGGGTTCGAGCGCCTTTGCATGGCAATTCAAGGCAAGCAGAGCAACTACGACACTGACGTTTTTCAACCACTAATCCAGCACATTGCCGCCCTAGCTGGAAAAACATACGGTGCAGACCAGCAGTGCGACGTGGCCATGCGAGTTATTGCGGACCACCTTAGAGCAATTAGCTTCTCCATTTCTGATGGTCAGCTACCTTCCAACGTAAAAGCGGGCTATGTTATTCGGCGCATCCTTCGAAGGGCTGTCCGCTACGGCTACACCTTTCTCGGATTTTCGGACCCAACCATATACAAGCTGGTAGCCACCCTGGTAAATCAGATGGGTGACGCCTACCCTGAATTGAAGTCGCAGCAGCAGCTGATTGAGAAGGTTATAGTAGAAGAGGAGGCATCGTTTCTTCGGACACTGGAAACAGGAATTCGGCTGCTCGACCAGCACATTGAAACAGCGCGCAAAAAGCATGCGAATGAACTGGAAGGTCAAAGCGCCTTTGAACTTTATGACACATTTGGTTTCCCGCTAGACCTTACCGAACTCATCTTAAGAGAAAAGGGGTTAACGGTAGATCGTGATGGTTTCAACAAGGCCATGGAGGTTCAAAAAGAGCGGAGCCGTGCGGCGGCGGCCACCGAAACCGACGACTGGGTAGAGTTGCGTAAACTTGAAAAGGTGGAATTTGTAGGATACGACTTTACCGAAACTGACGTTAGAATTTGCCGGTACAGAACTGTTAAAACAAAGACCAAAACACTCTACCAACTGGTTTTCAACAAGACTCCCTTCTATGCAGAATCGGGAGGTCAGGCTGGAGATGGCGGCTTTATTGAGTCGGAAACAGAACGCATTGATATACTCGACACTCAAAAGGAGAACAATCTAACTGTGCACATCACGGCAAAGCTGCCAGCCGATCCGGCGTCCAACTTTCAGGCACATGTGGATATCAATAAGCGTAGACTCACTGCAAACAACCATTCAGCCACTCACCTGCTGCACGAGGCACTCCGCGAGGTTTTGGGAACCCATGTTGAGCAGAAAGGCTCACTGGTAAATGCCGACTATCTCCGATTCGACTTCTCCCATTACCAAAAAATGTCGGAAGAGGAATTTGCAAGAGTAGAAAAAATCGTCAACACAAAAATAAGAGCAAACCACAGCTTGGTTGAGCGCAGAAACCTACCTATGGCTGAAGCTCAAAAGTTGGGTGCAATGGCGCTTTTTGGCGAAAAATATGGCGATAGCGTTCGGGTAATTCAGTTTGGCACATCCATTGAACTTTGCGGTGGAACTCACGTTCCAGCCACCGGTCAAATTGGACTTTTAAAAATTGTGAGCGAAGGTGCTATTTCTGCAGGTATCCGCCGAATTGAGGCCATCACAGCAGACAAAGCTGAGCAATTTGTCAACGAATCACTCAGCCAGCTAAAGGAGGCAAAAGCCACGCTGAACATCACTGGCAATCTGGCACATGGCATTCAAAAGTTGATGGACGAAAACAGAAGGCTGGAGAAAGAAATTGAGGCCTACTTAAAGGAAAAGTTGTCTGTTCTTAAAAGTGAGCTTAAAAACAACGCCAAAGAGATCAATGGAATAACCCTAATTACTGCCGCACTGAACCTTTCGCCAGACGCAGTTAAAGATTTAGCCTACCAGCTACGTGGTGAAATTGCCAATATTGCCTTTGTTGTAGGCAGCGTGTTGGGCGACAAACCATCGCTTACCATCATGTTCGGTGACGAATTGGTAAAAAAATCGCATAACGCGGCTAACATTATTCGCGAGGCAGCCAAAGAAATTCATGGCGGTGGAGGTGGTCAACCCTTCTTTGCCACTGCTGGTGGCAAGAATGCTGCTGGGCTGCAAGCGTCAATTAACAAAGCCGTTGAACTCATTACTTCCAAGGCTTAA
- a CDS encoding M23 family metallopeptidase — MAKHHYRFNPHTLSFDLIATTLRHKLLRGLGYLVGGFIIASSFSLVFSYFFDTPRTLSLKRDRADVLVKYDLLEKRFDDAKKVLVDMAQRDNNIYRSIFEADTIPSSIREAGFGGVDRYGSFSNLKHGEVIIKASLDLDEITRQAFIQSKSFDDVIKMAKQKELMAENMPVIEPLSQRSNVRITAPFGFRQDPFKASIEYHEGVDLAAPEGTAVYASGNGVIELTNSSDHGYGNQIIIDHGFGYKTRYAHLKLIKVRIGQHVKRGEEIALLGNTGRSTGPHLHYEVIYHNKPVNPLNYFGDIDQAEFDKIVDRADLTSGVGQD, encoded by the coding sequence ATGGCAAAACATCATTACAGATTTAATCCACACACCCTCAGTTTTGACTTAATTGCCACAACGTTAAGGCATAAGTTATTACGTGGTTTAGGTTACCTAGTGGGTGGCTTCATTATCGCTTCCAGCTTTAGTCTTGTATTTTCCTACTTCTTCGATACGCCACGAACCTTATCCTTAAAAAGAGATCGAGCCGATGTTCTAGTAAAGTATGATTTGCTGGAGAAGCGATTCGATGATGCAAAAAAAGTACTTGTGGACATGGCCCAGAGGGATAACAATATTTATCGCAGTATTTTTGAGGCTGATACCATACCGTCATCAATACGGGAGGCTGGATTTGGAGGAGTTGATCGTTATGGATCATTCTCAAATTTGAAGCATGGAGAGGTAATCATTAAAGCTTCTCTTGACCTTGATGAGATCACCCGTCAGGCATTCATTCAAAGTAAGTCGTTTGACGACGTTATTAAAATGGCAAAGCAAAAGGAGCTAATGGCTGAAAATATGCCGGTTATAGAACCTCTTTCGCAGCGTTCCAACGTTAGAATTACCGCTCCCTTTGGCTTCCGTCAGGACCCTTTTAAAGCTTCGATAGAGTATCACGAAGGGGTTGACTTGGCTGCACCCGAAGGGACTGCCGTCTATGCATCAGGCAATGGCGTTATTGAACTCACCAATTCCTCTGATCATGGCTATGGTAATCAGATTATTATAGATCATGGATTTGGTTATAAAACTCGGTATGCTCACCTCAAGTTAATAAAAGTAAGAATTGGGCAGCACGTGAAGCGTGGTGAGGAAATTGCACTCCTTGGTAATACGGGTCGAAGCACTGGCCCGCATCTTCATTACGAGGTCATTTACCACAACAAGCCAGTTAATCCGCTTAACTATTTTGGCGATATAGATCAAGCCGAGTTCGATAAAATAGTAGACAGAGCCGATCTAACCTCTGGCGTTGGTCAAGATTAA